The Oikeobacillus pervagus genome has a segment encoding these proteins:
- a CDS encoding putative holin-like toxin — MVTYEAMNILFQFGIFLATALTAIVAIIALVINRNKK, encoded by the coding sequence ATGGTGACATACGAAGCAATGAACATACTATTTCAATTTGGCATATTTTTAGCTACAGCTTTAACGGCTATAGTAGCAATAATTGCACTTGTCATCAATAGAAATAAGAAGTAA
- a CDS encoding IS4 family transposase has translation MRGKTKEIEKVFQTHGFSIGSIIRDVMGIFNFRSLCHKAGFSKQQGYSVTDIITLMLVFPLMLIDSINAFYKSEFKKVTTMQKDAIYRLKNNEKMPWRNLLYHVSKQFQKLVNPSKKVAKNSAFIFDDTIDSRVGRRIENVSYVHNHVAGKKKTTLGFKNLTLGFFDGKSFMPLDFSLHSEKPLKKKYRKEQYKKERKAQTNGAKRKKECKVDKITNSIRMLKRAVKHGFKANYVLVDSWFPSKDFIQSVRKMKEGMMHVVCAVRKDFRKYTYNGEKLNAKELLKTLKKEGKEKRSRKRSLRYFEVTVYYEGIDETVNLYFCRFPYQKNWRLFLSTDRSLSFLETMEIYSIRWTIEVFFKETKQQLQLGKCKSRDFDAQIAHVTTTYILYAFLSYFRRVNDYESLGGLFEEIKNDMVEKNLAERLWEMFDELIQIVIVAISESGVVDLKSFKESEEYAYIKGGIRGQVPCPPNRQPPL, from the coding sequence ATGCGGGGAAAAACCAAAGAGATTGAAAAGGTATTCCAAACTCATGGGTTTTCAATTGGTTCTATTATAAGGGATGTAATGGGAATTTTCAATTTCCGTTCCCTTTGTCACAAGGCTGGATTTTCTAAACAACAAGGCTATTCTGTGACGGATATTATTACACTGATGTTGGTATTTCCATTAATGTTGATAGATAGTATCAACGCCTTTTATAAAAGTGAATTTAAAAAAGTGACAACCATGCAGAAAGATGCGATTTATCGATTGAAAAATAATGAAAAAATGCCATGGCGAAACCTACTTTATCATGTTTCAAAACAATTCCAAAAACTAGTCAACCCTAGTAAAAAAGTAGCGAAAAACTCTGCCTTCATTTTTGATGACACCATTGACAGCCGGGTTGGACGCCGGATTGAAAATGTGTCCTACGTTCACAACCATGTTGCAGGGAAGAAAAAAACAACATTGGGATTCAAGAATCTTACATTGGGTTTTTTTGATGGAAAGAGCTTTATGCCACTTGACTTCAGTCTGCACTCAGAAAAACCACTAAAGAAAAAATATCGAAAAGAACAATATAAAAAGGAACGGAAGGCACAAACAAATGGGGCAAAACGTAAAAAGGAATGTAAAGTAGACAAAATTACGAACAGCATTCGTATGCTTAAAAGAGCTGTCAAGCATGGATTCAAAGCTAACTATGTTCTAGTTGATAGCTGGTTTCCGAGTAAAGACTTCATTCAATCTGTTAGAAAAATGAAAGAAGGCATGATGCATGTAGTTTGTGCTGTCCGCAAAGACTTTCGAAAGTACACCTATAATGGCGAGAAGCTAAACGCAAAGGAACTCCTGAAAACCCTGAAAAAGGAAGGCAAAGAAAAACGCTCTCGCAAACGGAGCTTACGCTATTTCGAAGTGACTGTTTACTATGAAGGAATCGATGAAACGGTAAACTTGTATTTTTGCCGATTTCCATATCAAAAAAATTGGAGACTATTCCTTTCCACAGACAGATCTTTGTCTTTTTTAGAAACGATGGAAATTTATTCAATACGCTGGACGATCGAAGTATTTTTTAAAGAAACAAAGCAACAACTTCAATTAGGAAAGTGTAAATCTAGGGACTTTGACGCGCAAATTGCTCATGTGACCACAACCTATATTTTGTATGCATTTCTGTCTTACTTCCGTAGGGTGAACGATTACGAGTCACTCGGAGGATTATTTGAGGAGATCAAGAATGACATGGTGGAAAAGAACCTAGCCGAGCGATTATGGGAAATGTTTGATGAACTAATACAAATTGTAATTGTAGCTATTTCAGAGTCAGGTGTTGTGGATTTAAAATCGTTTAAGGAATCGGAGGAATATGCGTACATCAAAGGAGGGATAAGGGGACAGGTCCCTTGTCCCCCCAATCGACAACCGCCACTCTGA